One Candidatus Binataceae bacterium DNA window includes the following coding sequences:
- a CDS encoding FAD-dependent oxidoreductase gives MSEKLIAVLGTGMSGFGAAYTLDAARRPFVSYDKNDYLGGHTRSFRYDGGFVLDEGGHISFTKHQHVKDILANSVAGDFEERTLAIDNYWHGLRIPHPVQTNLRGLPADLVRRIIADFDLAAAQSTPDPKTQTYAQWLHTTYGKTFAETFPIVYGTKYHTTTMDRLVTDWIGPRMYRPSREEMLRSATDGPVPGSHYVDAFRYPSHGGFMTYLEPFARSCDVRLNHKVVGICPQARQLRFANGTVAAYSELISSVPLPDLVPMIDGVPAEIVAAAERLAFTTAALFNFGIDREDLSETAITYFYDEDIVFSRVNLPHMFSPHNAPPGCGTIQAEIYFSDKYKPLRGSPNDYVPEVVAGLRRCGFIREGDRILLQETSINRYANVIYDLDRAAAVKAIHGFLDEQRIFYCGRYGDWNHAWTDQAFISGENAARKVLERL, from the coding sequence ATGTCTGAGAAGTTGATAGCGGTCCTGGGGACCGGGATGTCAGGGTTCGGCGCCGCTTACACGCTCGACGCCGCGCGCCGCCCGTTCGTGAGCTACGACAAGAACGATTACCTGGGCGGGCATACACGTTCGTTCCGCTACGACGGCGGGTTCGTTCTCGATGAAGGCGGACACATCTCCTTCACGAAGCACCAGCACGTCAAGGACATTCTAGCCAACAGCGTTGCGGGTGATTTTGAGGAGCGTACGCTCGCCATCGACAATTACTGGCACGGTCTGCGCATTCCACATCCGGTACAAACCAACCTGCGCGGCCTACCGGCCGATCTGGTGCGCCGGATCATTGCCGATTTCGATCTGGCAGCCGCACAATCGACGCCAGATCCGAAAACGCAGACCTATGCCCAATGGCTGCACACGACATACGGCAAGACCTTCGCCGAGACATTTCCGATCGTCTACGGCACGAAGTATCACACGACGACAATGGACCGGCTCGTGACGGATTGGATAGGTCCGCGCATGTATCGGCCGAGCCGGGAGGAGATGCTGCGCAGTGCGACAGACGGACCGGTTCCGGGCTCGCATTACGTCGATGCGTTTCGCTACCCATCGCACGGCGGCTTCATGACCTACCTGGAGCCATTTGCCCGAAGCTGCGATGTGCGGCTGAATCACAAAGTCGTGGGAATCTGCCCGCAAGCGCGACAGTTGCGCTTCGCCAACGGCACGGTTGCCGCTTATTCCGAACTGATCTCCTCCGTGCCGCTGCCCGATCTGGTTCCCATGATTGACGGAGTGCCGGCTGAAATCGTCGCGGCGGCGGAGCGCCTCGCGTTCACAACGGCGGCGCTGTTCAATTTCGGAATCGACCGCGAGGATTTATCCGAAACGGCGATCACCTATTTTTACGATGAGGACATAGTGTTCTCCCGCGTCAACCTGCCGCATATGTTCTCGCCGCACAATGCACCGCCAGGGTGCGGCACCATCCAGGCCGAGATCTACTTTTCGGACAAATACAAACCGCTGCGGGGAAGTCCCAACGACTACGTGCCGGAAGTGGTCGCCGGATTGCGGCGCTGCGGCTTCATCCGCGAAGGGGACCGGATCCTTCTGCAGGAAACCTCGATCAACCGCTATGCAAATGTGATCTACGACTTGGATCGCGCCGCGGCGGTCAAGGCGATTCATGGCTTTCTCGATGAGCAGCGGATTTTCTATTGCGGGCGCTACGGAGATTGGAATCACGCCTGGACGGACCAGGCGTTCATCAGCGGTGAGAACGCCGCGCGTAAGGTTCTCGAGCGCCTCTGA
- a CDS encoding SDR family NAD(P)-dependent oxidoreductase, protein MTRPENGSFHEATALVTGAAGFIGSAVSARLAASGAVVHSVSRRPNGPASAQHHWSLDMSDSSAVIKLINSVRPDYVFHLASHVWGAPDLKHFLPTFHSNLQSSVNLFYALAETGCKRVITTGSLVEPDAGSGQSIPNSPYAAAKWASASYARMSHALYQLPVAIARVFMVYGPAQQDEGKLVPYVIRCLQRGQAPMISSGRHVIDWVFVDDVVEGFMKMATSEDIGGQSVDLGTGIQTTTADLVETLCDLMGGNIRPVYGALPDRPLEPVRVADRERAFAQIGFRSQVPLREGLQRTINWYNTHPAPAAEEKQHV, encoded by the coding sequence GTGACCCGGCCTGAGAACGGATCCTTCCACGAAGCGACGGCGCTCGTGACCGGCGCAGCGGGATTCATCGGCAGCGCCGTCAGCGCGCGTCTGGCCGCAAGCGGGGCCGTCGTCCATTCGGTGAGCCGCCGCCCCAATGGCCCCGCTTCGGCGCAGCACCACTGGAGTCTCGACATGTCGGATTCATCCGCGGTCATAAAACTCATCAACAGCGTACGGCCCGACTATGTATTCCATCTCGCAAGCCACGTTTGGGGTGCGCCTGACCTTAAGCACTTTCTACCGACGTTTCACAGCAACCTGCAGAGCAGCGTCAACCTGTTTTACGCGCTGGCGGAGACGGGCTGCAAGCGCGTCATCACGACCGGTTCGCTCGTCGAGCCCGATGCTGGTTCCGGCCAAAGCATTCCGAACTCTCCGTATGCCGCCGCAAAATGGGCCAGCGCCAGTTACGCGCGCATGTCTCACGCTCTTTACCAGTTGCCCGTCGCGATCGCGCGCGTATTCATGGTCTATGGGCCGGCGCAGCAGGACGAGGGCAAACTTGTTCCGTACGTCATTCGCTGCCTGCAGCGTGGGCAGGCGCCGATGATTTCCAGCGGACGGCATGTAATTGACTGGGTGTTCGTCGACGATGTCGTCGAAGGCTTCATGAAAATGGCGACCAGCGAGGACATCGGCGGCCAGTCGGTCGACCTGGGCACGGGAATTCAGACGACGACGGCCGACCTGGTCGAAACGCTGTGCGACCTGATGGGCGGCAACATTCGGCCGGTTTACGGGGCGCTCCCCGATCGCCCTCTGGAGCCGGTGCGCGTGGCCGATCGCGAGCGGGCGTTCGCGCAGATCGGCTTTCGATCCCAGGTCCCCCTGCGCGAGGGTCTGCAGCGCACGATCAACTGGTACAACACTCATCCCGCGCCCGCGGCGGAAGAGAAACAACATGTCTGA